The genomic stretch cgcttactgccactaggcagctggtggagcgcacaattggtgtccttaaagggcggtttcgtgtgctccaccgcactggtggcgacatcatgtattcgccggagatggcaagtaaaatagtggtcctgtgcgcaatactacataatatcgcggtaaggagtagtgtagagcttcctcaggcagaggaattgcctgatgaggagccaggggttgttcgacatttcggtggggggagtgttacacggagggggagccaagtgagggcaaggattgttgccgaatatttcaggtatagtgttttgatATTTTCTAGTTTTATAAATTTtaaaacacagtatgcttatgtttttttAACAATGATGACATTTTGTATGATATTGTAAAGTGAGTGTGTaaggcttttgttgtgttggaatgggtaATTTTTGT from Pseudophryne corroboree isolate aPseCor3 chromosome 5, aPseCor3.hap2, whole genome shotgun sequence encodes the following:
- the LOC134928914 gene encoding putative nuclease HARBI1 isoform X2, coding for MYAPAILSLNAKFTGSSHDAYVIRQSGIWQRLRSSQRADMWLLGDRGYPCTPWLMTPYRNPRPGPQMAFNSALTATRQLVERTIGVLKGRFRVLHRTGGDIMYSPEMASKIVVLCAILHNIAVRSSVELPQAEELPDEEPGVVRHFGGGSVTRRGSQVRARIVAEYFS